From Chitinivibrionales bacterium, one genomic window encodes:
- a CDS encoding GntR family transcriptional regulator — protein MIKDRQNRPTFKGKKLILMINVEMLSHFWYIFCMRNKRSPSTEKAIDYLFRFIHTRSEPFAPLPPLRHLAQNAHVSINTIIKAADRLTDKGLLTKQRCKGYYIAGKEGADAVRDEIDITPLTGGMSAVVTRAVRTDILNGAYQSDTPFPSLKELCIRYNTSFRTLKRALRTLVAEKYLEPYKRSYRVVGFVKPAAKSRIRLVSMENNRREVRFEGVNQDILRLLDLECGRRDLRLEMFGHATFHEPVQIPVMPPAVFSRPGNRDYFELRDDDSVLGYCFIIPALSPGVRYVFEILSSFGKPVAVLDSTGGLVLPASCIKEFFRIFSNSISADCGEAATRFLIDLGHRHIAYLSPFHEALWSQNRLHGMQKTCRFAGPGYEVIPIVLRNPANIYGFYRFDAGTKGKFDILKKAYEQWRKQVKPHFIRTVESVFTDTIPVRKLPQALWAETLDQLFERAVAIKECTAWVCANDIVALQALDYCKRKGIAVPQTLSIMGFDDTYESLVTRLTSYNFNVRALLHRLLGYLIDTKSAPRGLKPVTVDGIIIQRETTAQSPV, from the coding sequence ATGATAAAAGATAGACAAAATCGGCCAACATTTAAGGGAAAAAAATTGATCTTAATGATAAATGTTGAAATGTTGTCTCACTTTTGGTATATTTTTTGTATGCGAAACAAGCGATCGCCTTCAACAGAAAAAGCAATTGATTATTTATTTCGTTTCATTCATACCAGGAGTGAGCCCTTCGCTCCGCTTCCGCCATTGCGTCATCTGGCTCAAAATGCGCATGTTTCGATAAATACGATAATAAAAGCTGCCGACCGGCTTACAGATAAAGGGCTTCTGACCAAGCAGCGGTGTAAAGGATATTATATCGCAGGCAAAGAAGGTGCTGATGCTGTTCGTGATGAGATCGATATAACGCCGCTTACCGGCGGCATGTCGGCAGTCGTTACTCGTGCCGTGAGAACAGATATTTTGAATGGAGCGTATCAGTCCGATACTCCATTTCCATCATTAAAAGAGCTCTGCATCCGCTATAATACCTCGTTCAGGACACTCAAGCGGGCACTCAGAACATTGGTTGCCGAGAAATATCTTGAGCCATACAAAAGGAGCTATCGGGTTGTAGGCTTTGTCAAGCCTGCAGCGAAAAGCAGGATTCGACTTGTTTCAATGGAGAATAACAGGCGTGAAGTGCGTTTTGAGGGGGTTAATCAGGATATTCTAAGGCTGTTGGATCTGGAATGCGGCCGACGCGATCTGCGGCTCGAGATGTTTGGGCATGCGACATTCCACGAACCGGTTCAGATACCTGTGATGCCCCCGGCTGTTTTTTCCCGGCCGGGAAACCGGGATTACTTCGAACTTCGAGACGACGATTCTGTTCTGGGATATTGCTTTATTATTCCCGCGCTTTCTCCCGGTGTACGCTATGTTTTCGAAATTCTTTCCTCCTTTGGCAAACCGGTGGCCGTGCTGGACTCAACAGGAGGCCTGGTGCTTCCGGCATCATGCATAAAAGAGTTCTTTCGCATATTCAGTAATTCCATATCAGCCGATTGTGGAGAAGCGGCTACCCGTTTTTTGATAGATCTGGGGCATCGCCATATCGCCTATTTATCTCCTTTTCATGAAGCGCTCTGGTCACAGAACAGGTTGCACGGAATGCAGAAGACATGCAGATTCGCAGGGCCGGGCTACGAAGTTATTCCAATTGTGCTCCGGAATCCTGCTAACATTTATGGATTCTATCGTTTTGATGCCGGAACGAAAGGTAAATTCGATATTCTGAAAAAGGCATACGAGCAGTGGAGAAAGCAGGTAAAACCCCATTTTATTCGAACGGTTGAAAGCGTTTTCACCGATACGATTCCGGTGCGAAAGTTGCCGCAAGCTCTATGGGCCGAAACCCTCGATCAGCTTTTTGAGCGTGCAGTTGCAATAAAAGAGTGCACTGCCTGGGTGTGCGCTAATGACATAGTCGCGCTGCAAGCCCTGGATTACTGCAAACGTAAAGGCATTGCAGTTCCCCAAACGCTTTCAATCATGGGTTTCGATGATACCTACGAAAGCCTTGTTACCAGACTTACCAGCTATAATTTCAATGTGCGAGCACTTCTTCACCGGTTGCTGGGGTACCTGATTGATACAAAATCGGCGCCACGAGGATTGAAGCCCGTAACCGTTGACGGCATTATTATTCAGCGGGAAACAACAGCACAATCCCCGGTTTGA